A region of Terriglobia bacterium DNA encodes the following proteins:
- the rsmH gene encoding 16S rRNA (cytosine(1402)-N(4))-methyltransferase RsmH, with protein sequence MKMFGHIPVLLDEVIQFLEPKPGGRFIDATLGAGGHTRAILERTGPDGAILGMDQDESALQSARESLQSFGSRVVLMHANFREIAAIAEERAFMECDGVLADLGISSMMVDDPARGFSFMREGPLDMRMDRTQELTAAEVVNTASEKEIADIIYTCGEERRSRPIARSIVRSRPLQRTTDLVRAVERVTGGPRYGHIHPATRTFQALRIHVNDELKSLETFLDASMAVVRSGGRVVVIAFHSLEDRIVKQRFRASAVPGRVLTKKVVTGSADEVQRNPRARSAKLRAWERS encoded by the coding sequence ATGAAAATGTTTGGACACATCCCCGTCTTGTTGGACGAGGTCATTCAATTTCTGGAGCCGAAGCCTGGCGGCCGATTCATCGATGCGACCCTGGGAGCGGGAGGGCACACGCGCGCCATACTCGAGCGGACTGGGCCGGACGGCGCGATCCTTGGGATGGATCAGGACGAGTCGGCATTGCAATCCGCAAGAGAGAGTCTGCAGTCATTTGGGTCGCGGGTGGTTTTGATGCACGCGAATTTCAGGGAGATTGCGGCGATCGCCGAAGAGCGCGCCTTTATGGAGTGCGACGGTGTGCTGGCGGATCTCGGTATCTCCTCAATGATGGTCGACGATCCAGCGAGGGGGTTCTCGTTCATGCGTGAAGGACCTCTCGATATGCGGATGGATCGCACTCAGGAGCTTACTGCGGCGGAAGTTGTCAATACGGCTTCCGAGAAGGAAATCGCCGACATTATTTATACCTGCGGTGAAGAGCGCCGTTCCCGGCCGATCGCCAGATCGATTGTGCGGTCCCGGCCTTTACAGCGCACGACGGATCTGGTGCGCGCGGTTGAGAGGGTTACTGGTGGTCCCCGGTATGGACATATTCACCCGGCAACGAGAACGTTCCAGGCCCTGCGGATTCATGTCAACGACGAACTGAAGAGCCTTGAGACCTTTTTGGATGCTTCCATGGCGGTAGTTCGTTCCGGCGGGCGGGTCGTGGTGATTGCGTTTCATTCGCTCGAAGACAGGATCGTGAAGCAGAGGTTTCGTGCCTCGGCCGTCCCTGGCCGGGTTCTCACGAAGAAAGTTGTGACCGGCAGTGCGGACGAAGTGCAGCGGAACCCGAGGGCGCGAAGTGCAAAGCTGCGCGCCTGGGAGCGAAGCTGA
- a CDS encoding division/cell wall cluster transcriptional repressor MraZ, with protein sequence MLRGNSPATIDEKGRLKIPSAFRTHIEESWGSDFYVTSLSGDSVLIYPLPIWQEIEERLAKLPSLNPTKTKFLDRTNFYGQVSAADKSGRILIPPLLRESAQMTGEVAVLGYLDRLEVWNHKRFFDRIMAESFTAEDQETLSKLGI encoded by the coding sequence ATGTTGCGTGGGAATTCACCAGCTACGATTGACGAGAAGGGGCGGCTCAAGATTCCGTCCGCCTTCCGCACGCACATTGAAGAGTCCTGGGGCAGCGACTTCTACGTCACGTCTCTCTCGGGTGATTCCGTGCTGATTTATCCCTTACCTATCTGGCAAGAAATAGAAGAAAGACTCGCCAAGCTCCCTTCACTAAACCCCACGAAGACAAAGTTCCTGGACCGGACTAATTTTTACGGCCAGGTATCCGCAGCTGATAAATCCGGCCGGATTCTGATTCCGCCGCTACTGCGTGAATCAGCCCAGATGACGGGAGAGGTCGCTGTCCTCGGTTATTTAGATCGTTTGGAAGTTTGGAATCATAAGCGGTTCTTTGACCGCATCATGGCGGAGTCCTTTACCGCCGAAGATCAGGAAACGTTGAGCAAGTTGGGAATTTGA
- the ftsL gene encoding cell division protein FtsL, with amino-acid sequence MAIEVHIEKRIINNHVIREADVKSHRDYIFITVLAAVFLFGLFVYGWQHYQWIQYGYRIEEAQKKKEQLSEIGNQLRLERASLSNPQRIDSIARGQLGMVVPVPGQLVTFNADAPLTIPTPQPPQEVQPQPAALAAKR; translated from the coding sequence ATGGCGATCGAAGTCCACATTGAAAAGCGCATTATCAATAACCATGTGATTCGCGAAGCCGATGTGAAGAGCCACCGGGATTACATCTTCATCACCGTTCTTGCTGCGGTGTTTCTGTTCGGGCTGTTTGTCTATGGTTGGCAGCATTACCAGTGGATTCAGTACGGCTATCGGATTGAAGAGGCTCAGAAAAAGAAAGAGCAGTTGTCGGAAATTGGAAACCAGCTTCGTTTGGAGCGCGCATCGCTCAGCAACCCGCAGCGGATCGATTCGATTGCGCGCGGTCAGCTGGGAATGGTCGTGCCCGTGCCCGGACAGCTGGTTACGTTCAATGCGGATGCTCCTTTGACGATTCCAACGCCGCAGCCGCCGCAGGAAGTGCAGCCGCAACCCGCAGCGCTTGCCGCAAAGAGATAA
- the ychF gene encoding redox-regulated ATPase YchF, producing MKAGIIGLPSVGKTTIFNVLTQGKAAAGPGAGRKLEPNVGIVKVPDPRVDFLSSKFDPEKTTYATVEFVDVQGLVRGKGQDMALAPVRTVDALVHVVRAFQDESVPHSEGALDPERDKRNLDYELMLADIGSIEKRMERLEKDLKKIKNAALEKELAYLQRAKAWLESEKPLREMEISEDDRKLVRGFAFLSEKPMIYVDNIGEDQLDRLRHPDAHGTLRPNTEQTIICGKLEAEMAELPTEELKTFLADYGLTESGSERLIRTTYQLLGLISFFTVGEEECRAWTITRGTNAQNAAGVIHTDLADHFIRAEVCHYDDFVKYGSMPALKEKGLLRLEGKEYMVKDGDIMTIRHSG from the coding sequence ATGAAAGCTGGAATCATCGGACTACCTTCAGTAGGAAAAACAACCATATTTAATGTTCTAACGCAGGGCAAGGCCGCTGCCGGCCCCGGTGCAGGACGCAAGCTTGAGCCGAACGTCGGCATCGTCAAAGTCCCTGACCCGCGCGTGGACTTTCTATCCTCGAAATTCGACCCGGAGAAGACAACCTACGCGACCGTTGAGTTCGTCGATGTCCAAGGACTCGTGCGCGGCAAGGGTCAGGACATGGCGCTTGCGCCGGTGCGGACAGTCGACGCGCTCGTGCATGTTGTGCGGGCGTTTCAGGACGAATCGGTTCCGCATTCGGAAGGCGCCCTGGACCCGGAACGCGACAAACGGAATCTCGACTACGAGCTGATGCTCGCCGATATCGGCTCGATCGAGAAACGCATGGAACGGCTCGAAAAGGATCTCAAAAAAATCAAAAATGCAGCGTTGGAAAAAGAACTTGCTTACCTGCAGCGCGCCAAAGCATGGCTCGAATCCGAGAAGCCTTTACGTGAAATGGAAATCAGCGAGGATGACAGAAAACTCGTGAGAGGGTTCGCATTCCTTTCCGAGAAACCAATGATCTATGTCGACAACATCGGCGAAGATCAACTCGACCGGTTGCGGCATCCGGACGCGCATGGAACGCTGCGTCCGAACACCGAGCAAACGATCATCTGTGGAAAACTTGAAGCTGAGATGGCTGAACTGCCGACCGAGGAACTCAAAACATTTCTGGCGGATTACGGATTAACCGAATCCGGGTCGGAGCGGTTGATTCGAACAACCTATCAATTGCTTGGATTAATCTCATTTTTCACGGTGGGCGAAGAAGAATGCCGGGCCTGGACAATTACGCGTGGCACAAACGCACAGAACGCCGCGGGCGTGATTCACACAGACCTTGCCGATCATTTCATCCGCGCCGAAGTCTGCCACTATGATGATTTCGTAAAATACGGCTCGATGCCGGCGCTGAAAGAGAAAGGTCT